taaagcatgcaccactctggcaagacagtccacgggcagggagggtctcagcctgaaaGTCTTTTCCCAGTGGTGAGGCTGAGCCTCAGGTGGAACACAGCAGCTGCTGCAACTGAAACGGGCTTGATTTTAGtgttgctgctgaaatttgaggcaACCTGCTTGAACCCggtgccttctgcatgccaagtaaGCACTCCGCCCCTGAGCTGCAGCCCCTCCCAGTTTCTTTGGAACAAGCGGTTGCGATGCACCCTGCggatttgcacacacacccaaacccccccccatcttttcctGTTAACTCAGAGAGAGCAAATTGCCCCATCGGAAATTAGCTAAGAGCGTGAGCTGTCTCGGGATGGGCGTGTGACTCTCCCGCCACCTTTGGAACGGGTGCGCACAAACGCCCGGCTCGCAAGATCCTGTCTCAGCATCCAAGAGTCTCTGTGACTCAGCTACAATTGGAATTGCTAACCGTGGAAGagaaaaaataccgtattttttgctctataagactcactttttccctcctaaaaagtaaggggaaatgtgtgcgcgtcttatggagcgaatgcaggctgcgcagctatcccagaagccagaacagcaagagggattgctgctttcactgcgcagcgatccctcttgctgttctggcttcagagattcagaatatattttttcttgctttcctcctgcaaaaactaggtgcgtcttgtggtctggtgcgtcttatagagagagAAATACGGTGCTCTCTGCCACCACAATGGACACTCATTGGTTTGCTGTGTTGGGGGCAGCTTTTTCAAGACTGAGTTTCGTTCCCCTACGCCACTTCTGACACCACCAGATTACGCAACATACAGCCTGGGGTGACCTCTGAGCCCCGTCCAAAACGGACAGCCGTTCATGATTTCTGTGGCTTTCCCTCTCAATACATTCCTCTATAAGCAGTTTCGCTTTCTATTCATTCCTCTCATTTCCCCAATCCGCTGATGTTTCTACtgcaattttcaaaaaataaGAAACGAAAGATCATCGcgaaaattcaccagcgttttGCTGTAGACGAACAGTTCTGCTAGCAGGTACACGTTTTCGCAATTTCCTCTAACGGGCTGCATGATATTTTCAGGGATATATGTGTTTTGCTTGCTCTCCCCGCAATATATGCTATTTTGGGGGCCCACTGGTGGGTTGGGGAACTCACATCGCAAAATTCGGGTGCAAATTCTGAAAGCGGGGGATCTAAAAAGAGACCCGCTGGATCCAGCATCCTTGTCCTCACAGATGCCCTAAACGAGAAGTCCCACGAGGATGTGGGAGCCACTGACTTCTCCCACTCTTGTTCTCTGCCACTCTAAGGTAGACTGCCTCTTTCATAGAGGCTCCattacgcctgcttcttgggaggaaagcagtgacaaaacctggacagcatcttaaaaagcagagacatcaccttgccaacaaaggtccgtctagttaaagctctggttttcccagtagtgatgtatggaagtgagagctggaccatcaagaaggctgattgccgaagaattgatgcttttgaattctggtgctggaggagactcttgagagtcccatggactgcaagaagatccaacctctccattcttaaggaaatcagccctgagtgctcactggaagggcagatcctgaagctgaggctccaagactttggccccctcaggagaagagaagactccctgggaaagaccctgatgctgggaaagatggagggcgcaaggagaaggggacgacggaggatgagatggttggacagtgttctcaaagctaccagcatgagtttgaccaaactgcgggaggcagtggaagacaggagggcctggcgtgctctggtccagggggtcacaaagaggtggacacgactaaacaactaaacaaaaacaaagtggaTCGAACCAAGGTAAAAGGAGCCGAGTCTCTCTCTTCCTGCAGCCCCCTTCCATAATTCGCTCGGCTTACCAGAGGCTCTCTCTTCaggaagaggcggacacgactaaatgactcaacaacaacaacatgaaactaaggagagccctgcaagccgctggatcaggcccaagggggtgCAACACAGCTCagaatcctgtcctcacagtggccaacaagatggcTCTTTTAAGACCTACATGTACCAACTattgaagaaaaaacaaagacCCACATGCCATCAGCAGCTGAGGAACTGCGGCTAGTAACAGTGGTTAGCCTTGATCTTTCGTGCGTGTGGTCTGATCCTTTTTAAAAGCTCTCGGAGTTGCCGGGCGTCCCTGTTTCCTGTGGCGGTGAGTTCCGCCGCTCCGCGATGCCCCGTGaaaataagacagctgcttttttGCTTCTTGCTTTCGGAAGACAGCTGCCTTCTGCTTTTCCGCAAAGAAGCGAGGAGCACGAACGAGATCCCTGCCGCTCATTTAAAAACCGCAGGCGAAATCTCGTTTCTGCCTCAACTTCTTCTGCAAAGCCAGCTCCTCCGCAGGCGCCGCAGCCCAAATTGCTGAGTGTCAGCATTTTAGGAGAGTTTGCATTTGGGCTTTTCTCTTCAGTTGACCTCTGGGCTGGAGGGAAGTGTTTTGGAGGAAGTCTGGACTTCCTGCTTCGGAGTTAAAGTCTGCTGACACCTCTCTTCCACTTTCTAAATCAGGTTCTCTCGCAAAACTTGGCCCTCCGGCTGTAttctgactacaattcccatcatccctgaccactggtcctgctagccagggatgatgggagttgtagtctcagcAAAAGCTGgaaacccaaatttgggaaagcgAAGCTATGGGCGAGTTTGCAAGCCATGTTTTGACCGGAATGGAGAAGTTCCTGGGAGGTGAGTCAAGACAAAACCAGGGAGGTTGCGGGAGACAGTTCCCTAGGACACTGCCCCCCCCAGATTCGAACCCCCTGGATGTGACCTTGGGGGCCTCCCAGGtggaagctttgttgttgttgagtcgtttagtcgtgtccgactctttgtgaccccctggaccagagcacgccaggccctcctgtcttccactgcctcccgcagtttggtcaaactcatgctggtagctttgagaacactatccaaccatctcgtcctctgtcgtccccttctccttgtgccctccatctttcccaacatcagggtcttttccagggagtcttctcttctcatgaggtggccaaagtattggagcctcagcttcaggatctgtccttccagtgagcactcagggctgatttccttcagaatggagaggtttgatcttcttgcagtccatgggactctcaagagtctcctccagcaccagaattcaaaagcatcaattcttcggcaatcagccttctttatggtccagctctcacttccatacatcactactgggaaaaccatggctttaactatacagacctttgttggcaaggtgacgtctctacttctcaagatgctgtctaggcctgtcattgcccttctcccaagaagcaggcatcttttaatttcgtgactcctgtcaccatctgcagtgatcatggagcccaagaaagtaaaatctctcactgcctccatttcttccccttctagacCCATATTAAAAACGCtgcgaaaatgcttttttaaaaaaagttttgaaaatatattgaatttgccattaagCCCACCATCGccatctgttttctgtttttatgtgACGTTTGCAAAATTGAAACATTCAGCAATAAATTTACTTATTTTTTGAAATCGTtttcatttggtttttcaaataaaaatttataacaATACCAGATGTGCATACGTATAGAGAGATTTGTCTGAATCTTGAGACCCTTCCACGGGTCTTTTCAACTGcgtattatttcataatctatgTTTCGTACCTGTCCGTATTATCCAAAGTGGTTGTTACATTACAAGAAatgttaaaatcctgctaatgttttgttggtgttttgcagctttgacctgttgcaggaccttagccagaccttagcAGAGCATAAGCAGAGTTCTAGAAAACAATCAGTTGCAGGCAGtatattataccccgcccatctggctgggtttccccagccactctgggcagcttacaacaaaacactaaaatacaataacctattaaacattaaaagcttccctaaacagggctgccttcagatgtcttctaaaagtttggtagttatttttctctttgacatctggtgggaggaagttccacagggcgggtgccaccaccaagaaggccctctgcctggttccctgtaacttggcttctcatagcgagggaaccgccagaaggccctcggagctggacctcagtgtcctggcagaacgatggaggtggaggtgggctgaggccgtttacgtctttcaaggtcagcaccaacactttgaattgtgctcggaaacgtactgggagccaatgcagatctttcaggaccagtgttatatggtctcggtggccgctcccagtcaccagtctagctgccgcattctggattagttgtagtttccgggtcaccttcaaaggtagccccacatagagcgcattgcagtagtccaagcgagagatacctagagcatgcaccactctggtgagtatatactgtatttttcgctctataagacgcaccagaccacaagacgcacctagtttttggaggaggaaaacaaggaaaaaaatattctgaatctcagaagccagaacagcaagagggatcgctgcgcagtgaaaacagcaatccctcttgctgttttggcttctgggatagctgcgcagcctgcattcgctccataagacgcacacacatttccccttactttttaggagggaaaaagtgagtcttatagagcaaaaaatacggtatataaaaaattccccattcttccttgaagttttcaggaaccaagaaggcaaaagtaaaaccattttttaaaagaaaaagcttaCCTGCTAGTTGACGGCTTGCTGGCCCGCCTTTTGCCCTGCCTGTTTCCGGCCCCATGGTCGATGTTTTCGTAGTTGGCGTGGCAGCTGTGGCTCCCTTCGCCCTGCGGGCCGGCGTGGCTGATGTACCGCGGCTGCCCGTGGACCCCCTCGGAGGCAGAGGAGTCCCTCTTGTTGTGGCTGATGGCAACTGCCCCCTTCCTCCGGATCAGGAAATAAGCGAGTCCGGCGAGGAGGACCACAGCTACGATGGGCACCACGATGGCGGCATAGAGCGAAGCGGGCATCCCTTGGCACTGCTGGGCGTGGAAGTCGCTCACGTTTCGGGCCTGGCCTTCCGAGGTGAAGCACTGGCAGTCGGTGTCGGAGGAGCAGTTTTGGCAATAGGACAGGACGCTCTCGGACACGGGGCATTGGCAATCCACGGCGAGTTTCTCCAGGCAGCCGTGGAATGCCCCGGTTGGCACCCAGCGGAGGGGGTTCTTCTCCAGCCACAGCTCCTGCAGCCCGGACGCATTGGCGAAGAACTGGGGAGCTATTTCCTGCAGGCTGATGTTCGACAGGCGAAGCTTCCTCACCTTGGCGGCGCGGCTCAGGAAACCATCCGGCAAGTATCGGAGGTCGTTCCCGGACAAGTCCAGCTCTTCCACCCGGGGCCCCAAAGTGGCGTTGTCAGGGATTTCAGGGATTCCGCAGCCGGCGAGTGCCAGCGTATCCGCAGAGTCCCGGAAGAACCGGGCCAGATTCTCCGGAGGGTGGGTTTGGTTGGGCAAAGGGCACTTGGGGTACGCGGGCCGGGCGAGGAGGCAGAAGACGGCGGTCGCCAGGAGTCGCCACATCCTGCGGAGACACAAtttggaaagggggagggggctgtGGTGAATGTGGGGAAGGGAAGGTTGGCAGGGGGTCCCGTTGGCAGTGAAGACCCCTTCCCATCGTTCCCTGATCGGGCCCAAGCGTGGAGCCAACTTGGGTCAGTTCCCGCTTCACACATCTTAGCTGCGCATCATGGAGTTGTGACACTGGAAGCAACCACAAGAgaatccagactggattattgtaactcgctctacgtggggctgcccttgagactgacccagaaactccagcgggtacagaatgccgcggcgagactcttTACGGGgtcttca
This genomic stretch from Podarcis muralis chromosome 18, rPodMur119.hap1.1, whole genome shotgun sequence harbors:
- the LRRC25 gene encoding leucine-rich repeat-containing protein 25 — translated: MWRLLATAVFCLLARPAYPKCPLPNQTHPPENLARFFRDSADTLALAGCGIPEIPDNATLGPRVEELDLSGNDLRYLPDGFLSRAAKVRKLRLSNISLQEIAPQFFANASGLQELWLEKNPLRWVPTGAFHGCLEKLAVDCQCPVSESVLSYCQNCSSDTDCQCFTSEGQARNVSDFHAQQCQGMPASLYAAIVVPIVAVVLLAGLAYFLIRRKGAVAISHNKRDSSASEGVHGQPRYISHAGPQGEGSHSCHANYENIDHGAGNRQGKRRASKPSTSRMSPGGPDPDVPQDDQPVYANTQDLYYNYSGGPPSGNAEEDIYIVPDQ